Proteins from a genomic interval of Diaphorobacter sp. HDW4A:
- a CDS encoding LysR substrate-binding domain-containing protein → MSMHFDLVDLRLMVHIAEANSMTRGAELSFISLPAASTRIKNLEESIGTKLLYRTSQGVTLTPPGQAFVTHARMVLGQIEHLRGDMQEYASGIKGHVRVFANTTSLGEFLPDVLRHYLRRNPDVNIDLRERLSHDIVRAVTEGQTDIGIVAGLVRTENLETLPYRRDRLVLVVPRGHALDGQTQVDFADTLELDHVGLHESSAIHAFLRQASDQLHRPIKQRIQVGNFETACRMIESGVGVGILPESAASRHAQAMAITIVPLADAWSVREMQICVRSMDALPSFARELVELLVADAQGKLQCDRSAE, encoded by the coding sequence ATGTCCATGCATTTCGATCTAGTAGACCTGCGCCTCATGGTGCACATTGCCGAAGCCAACAGCATGACGCGCGGGGCGGAGCTGTCCTTCATATCGCTGCCGGCGGCCAGTACGCGCATCAAAAATCTGGAGGAGAGCATCGGCACCAAGCTGCTGTATCGCACCAGTCAGGGCGTGACGCTGACTCCGCCCGGCCAGGCGTTCGTGACGCATGCGCGCATGGTGCTCGGGCAGATCGAACATCTGCGCGGCGACATGCAGGAGTACGCCAGCGGCATCAAGGGCCATGTGCGGGTATTTGCCAATACCACCTCGCTCGGCGAATTTTTGCCCGACGTGCTGCGCCACTACTTGCGGCGCAATCCGGATGTGAACATCGATCTGCGTGAGCGGCTGTCACATGACATCGTGCGCGCGGTGACCGAGGGGCAGACCGACATCGGCATCGTCGCGGGCCTGGTGCGCACCGAGAATCTGGAAACCTTGCCCTACCGGCGTGACCGGCTGGTGCTGGTGGTGCCACGCGGCCATGCGCTGGACGGGCAGACGCAGGTGGACTTTGCCGACACGCTCGAACTCGACCATGTCGGCCTGCATGAATCAAGCGCGATCCATGCGTTTTTACGGCAGGCGAGTGACCAACTGCATCGCCCGATCAAGCAGCGCATCCAAGTGGGCAACTTCGAGACCGCCTGCCGCATGATTGAATCCGGCGTGGGCGTGGGTATTCTTCCCGAGTCAGCTGCGAGTCGCCATGCGCAGGCTATGGCGATCACCATCGTGCCGCTGGCTGACGCATGGTCGGTACGCGAGATGCAGATCTGCGTGCGCAGCATGGATGCACTGCCATCGTTCGCGCGCGAGCTGGTTGAGTTGCTTGTGGCGGACGCGCAGGGCAAGCTGCAGTGCGACCGATCCGCGGAGTGA
- a CDS encoding gluconate 2-dehydrogenase subunit 3 family protein produces MEKNIEPRRGFLRRMIAVVPASSLAAGAAVTQVACTSDGANTPLSSAHAGTTNAKYSPSYLNDAEWAFVVAAVDILIPKDEIGPGAVEAGVPEFIDRQLEMPWGHGKLWYMQGPFHPEVVPQLGYQHNMTPRDMYRHGVADCDAWCKTNHDGKTFAELDKKLQDEILHQLDESKIELPNIPAKLFFNQVLANAREGFLADPIYGGNKGMVGWKMIGFPGARADFMDWVDQPNKPYPFGPVSINGERG; encoded by the coding sequence ATCGAAAAGAACATAGAACCACGGCGCGGCTTTCTGCGCCGCATGATTGCCGTCGTGCCCGCCTCCAGCCTCGCGGCCGGTGCAGCGGTCACGCAGGTGGCATGCACCTCGGATGGAGCCAACACTCCGCTGTCTTCGGCCCACGCTGGCACGACGAACGCCAAGTACTCACCCAGCTATCTGAACGATGCGGAATGGGCGTTCGTCGTCGCAGCCGTCGACATTCTGATTCCCAAGGACGAGATCGGTCCCGGCGCCGTTGAGGCAGGCGTGCCCGAATTCATCGACCGACAGCTGGAAATGCCCTGGGGCCACGGCAAGCTCTGGTACATGCAGGGTCCGTTCCACCCCGAGGTCGTGCCGCAGCTCGGCTACCAACACAACATGACGCCGCGCGACATGTACCGCCATGGCGTGGCCGATTGCGACGCATGGTGCAAGACGAACCACGACGGCAAGACCTTTGCCGAACTCGACAAGAAGCTGCAGGACGAGATCCTGCACCAGCTCGACGAGAGCAAGATCGAACTGCCCAACATTCCCGCCAAGCTGTTCTTCAACCAAGTGCTGGCCAATGCACGGGAAGGCTTTCTGGCCGACCCCATCTACGGCGGCAACAAAGGCATGGTGGGCTGGAAGATGATCGGTTTCCCCGGCGCGCGCGCGGACTTCATGGACTGGGTCGACCAGCCCAACAAACCCTATCCGTTTGGACCTGTTTCCATCAACGGTGAACGCGGATAA
- a CDS encoding CaiB/BaiF CoA-transferase family protein yields MATPSSNTGPKGALSHIRVLDLSRVLAGPWCTQNLADMGADVIKIEKPGEGDDTRHWGPPFFKDEDGNNTTEACYFASCNRNKRSVTVDMATPEGQTLIRELAQKSDVLVENFKTGGLKRYGLDYESLKALNPRLIYCSVTGFGQTGPYAPRAGYDLLVQAMSGLMSITGRADGEPGGGPMRVGVAVIDLFTGMYATTAILGAIEARHHTGRGQHIDMALLDVAMAVLANQGAGFLNAGNIPQRLGNTHPSVVPYQDFPTADGNMLLAIGNDGQFARFCEAAGIDWGSGDSFRTNSARVKHRDELIPRMCDITRQRTTAEWVTLLEDKAVPCGPINNIAEAYADPQVQSRNIRVEQDRFANAPDDLQVANRITTAASPLRLSDTPTTLRHAPPSLGQHTDQVLQAELGLTRAQIDGLRSRKVL; encoded by the coding sequence ATGGCAACCCCAAGCAGCAACACCGGCCCGAAAGGCGCACTGAGCCACATTCGCGTGCTTGATCTTTCGCGCGTATTGGCCGGTCCTTGGTGCACCCAGAATTTGGCCGACATGGGTGCGGACGTGATCAAGATCGAAAAACCCGGCGAAGGCGACGACACGCGCCACTGGGGTCCGCCGTTCTTCAAGGACGAAGACGGCAACAACACGACAGAAGCCTGCTATTTCGCGTCATGCAATCGCAACAAGCGCTCGGTCACCGTGGACATGGCCACGCCCGAAGGCCAGACACTGATCCGCGAACTGGCCCAGAAAAGCGATGTGCTCGTCGAGAATTTCAAGACCGGCGGTCTCAAGCGCTACGGCCTCGACTACGAGTCGCTCAAGGCGCTCAATCCGCGCCTGATCTATTGCTCCGTCACCGGCTTTGGTCAGACCGGCCCCTACGCACCGCGCGCGGGCTACGACCTGCTGGTGCAGGCGATGAGCGGCCTCATGAGCATCACCGGCCGCGCCGATGGAGAGCCCGGCGGCGGACCGATGCGCGTGGGCGTGGCGGTGATCGACCTGTTCACCGGCATGTACGCGACCACAGCGATTCTCGGCGCCATCGAGGCCCGCCACCACACCGGGCGCGGCCAGCACATTGACATGGCCCTGCTCGACGTGGCCATGGCCGTGCTCGCCAATCAGGGCGCGGGTTTTCTCAATGCGGGCAACATCCCCCAGCGCCTTGGCAATACGCATCCGAGCGTCGTGCCTTATCAGGACTTTCCCACGGCCGATGGCAACATGCTGCTTGCTATCGGCAACGACGGCCAGTTCGCGCGCTTTTGCGAAGCGGCTGGAATCGACTGGGGCAGCGGCGACTCATTCCGCACCAACAGCGCGCGCGTCAAACACCGGGACGAGCTGATTCCCCGCATGTGTGACATCACCCGCCAGCGCACCACTGCCGAATGGGTGACACTGCTCGAAGACAAGGCCGTGCCCTGCGGCCCGATCAACAACATCGCCGAGGCCTACGCCGACCCACAGGTGCAGTCGCGGAACATCCGCGTCGAACAGGATCGCTTTGCCAACGCACCTGACGACCTTCAGGTCGCCAACCGCATCACCACCGCCGCCAGCCCGCTGCGCCTGTCGGACACCCCCACGACACTGCGCCATGCGCCGCCTTCGCTCGGCCAGCATACCGACCAGGTGCTGCAGGCTGAACTGGGGCTCACGCGGGCCCAGATCGACGGCCTTCGAAGCCGCAAGGTGCTCTGA